The Spirosoma foliorum genome has a window encoding:
- the pdhA gene encoding pyruvate dehydrogenase (acetyl-transferring) E1 component subunit alpha: MASVKEKSKQNGKAPAAEKTQHPKERYMYWYESMQLQRKFEEKAGQLYGQQKIRGFCHLYIGQEACSSGSYSALTKDDKWITAYRDHGIPLALGSDPKAIMAELFGKQTGSSKGKGGSMHIFDKSVNFVGGHGIVGAQIPMGAGIAFSEKYNKTGNLCITFMGDGAVRQGALHEAFNMAMLWKIPVIFVVENNGYAMGTSVARTSNVTDLYTLAEAYDMPSEPVDAMSVEAVHEAVSRAADRARAGEGPTFLEFRTYRYRGHSMSDPQKYRKKEEVEEYKMRDPIEQVKAAILEKGYATEDDLAAIDQKIKGIVEASVQFAEESPYPTADEAFKDVYVQKDYPFLME, encoded by the coding sequence ATGGCAAGCGTCAAAGAGAAATCTAAACAAAATGGTAAGGCTCCGGCAGCCGAGAAAACGCAGCATCCGAAAGAGCGGTATATGTACTGGTATGAGTCGATGCAATTACAGCGGAAATTCGAAGAGAAAGCTGGTCAATTGTACGGCCAACAGAAAATCCGGGGCTTTTGCCATCTTTACATAGGTCAGGAAGCTTGTTCGTCAGGCTCATATTCTGCCTTGACCAAAGATGATAAATGGATTACCGCTTACCGTGATCACGGCATTCCACTCGCGTTAGGTTCTGATCCTAAAGCCATTATGGCTGAACTGTTTGGTAAACAAACGGGCTCGTCGAAAGGGAAAGGTGGTTCGATGCACATTTTCGACAAATCAGTAAATTTCGTAGGTGGTCACGGTATCGTTGGCGCTCAAATTCCAATGGGAGCCGGAATTGCTTTCTCTGAGAAATATAACAAGACCGGAAACCTCTGCATCACGTTCATGGGCGATGGAGCCGTTCGTCAGGGTGCTCTGCACGAAGCGTTCAACATGGCGATGCTCTGGAAAATCCCGGTCATTTTCGTTGTTGAAAACAATGGTTATGCCATGGGAACATCGGTAGCCCGTACATCGAACGTTACTGATTTGTATACGCTTGCTGAGGCTTATGATATGCCTTCTGAGCCAGTTGACGCGATGAGTGTCGAAGCGGTTCACGAAGCCGTTAGCCGTGCCGCCGATCGCGCTCGTGCTGGTGAAGGCCCAACTTTCCTTGAGTTCCGTACCTATCGGTATCGCGGTCACTCGATGTCCGATCCTCAGAAATATCGGAAGAAAGAAGAAGTTGAAGAGTACAAAATGCGTGACCCAATCGAGCAGGTTAAAGCGGCTATCCTGGAAAAAGGATATGCTACTGAAGACGATTTAGCTGCTATCGATCAGAAAATAAAAGGTATTGTTGAGGCATCTGTTCAATTCGCAGAAGAGTCGCCATACCCAACTGCCGACGAAGCATTCAAGGATGTGTATGTACAAAAAGACTATCCGTTCCTGATGGAATAG
- the recF gene encoding DNA replication/repair protein RecF (All proteins in this family for which functions are known are DNA-binding proteins that assist the filamentation of RecA onto DNA for the initiation of recombination or recombinational repair.) — protein sequence MYLEKLSLTNFKNYEDGRYVFGPQVNVIVGANGSGKTNLLDAVYFLALSKSAFQSQDALSILHDADYFIIDGIFQEQSRSVQITISLQRGQRKVLMADKKPYDRLSDHIGRFPVVLMAPNDTDLVREHSEDRRHFFDGVLSQLDAEYLRNYLMYQQVLKQRNSVLKLFAERNQVDNDLLDTYDEPLIDLGQKIHDRRKQFVEEFLPDFRKHYAYLSDGRENVTIVYESEVSNSNFADEFRHFRRRDTVLQRTTMGIHKDDYAFLIGEREVGPDGPAPVPLKKFGSQGQQKTFVIGLKLAQFDQLQAAKGIKPILLLDDIFDKLDDRRIGKLIQQMDEGAFGQLFITDARPERTRELLTNVQADVRFFEITRD from the coding sequence ATGTACCTCGAAAAACTGAGCCTGACCAATTTTAAAAACTATGAAGATGGCCGGTATGTGTTTGGGCCGCAGGTAAATGTAATTGTGGGGGCCAACGGAAGTGGTAAAACTAACCTCCTGGATGCAGTTTATTTCCTGGCGCTCAGCAAAAGTGCGTTTCAGAGTCAGGATGCATTAAGCATTCTGCACGACGCCGATTATTTCATCATTGATGGGATTTTTCAGGAGCAGAGTCGTTCGGTACAGATTACGATCAGTTTGCAGCGTGGTCAGCGAAAGGTGCTGATGGCGGATAAAAAACCATATGATCGGTTAAGTGATCACATCGGCCGATTTCCGGTAGTACTGATGGCACCCAATGATACCGATCTGGTTCGGGAACATAGCGAAGATCGGCGGCACTTTTTCGATGGTGTACTTTCTCAACTGGATGCCGAATACCTACGCAATTACCTGATGTACCAGCAGGTACTGAAACAACGTAATAGTGTACTCAAACTTTTTGCCGAGCGTAATCAGGTAGACAATGACCTGCTCGATACCTACGATGAGCCCCTAATTGATCTGGGACAGAAAATCCATGATCGGCGAAAGCAGTTTGTGGAGGAGTTTCTACCTGATTTCCGGAAGCACTACGCGTATTTGAGCGACGGACGTGAAAACGTTACCATTGTCTACGAATCAGAAGTAAGCAACTCAAATTTTGCCGATGAATTCCGCCACTTCCGCCGACGGGATACGGTTTTGCAGCGGACAACAATGGGGATTCATAAAGACGATTACGCCTTTCTGATTGGCGAACGAGAGGTTGGGCCGGATGGTCCCGCGCCCGTTCCGCTCAAAAAATTTGGTTCGCAAGGGCAGCAAAAAACGTTTGTGATCGGCCTGAAACTGGCTCAGTTTGACCAATTACAAGCCGCTAAGGGAATTAAACCGATATTGCTCTTAGACGATATTTTCGATAAGCTGGACGACAGACGAATCGGGAAACTTATTCAGCAAATGGACGAAGGCGCTTTTGGACAGCTTTTCATTACCGACGCCCGACCAGAGCGGACACGCGAACTTCTTACGAACGTGCAGGCTGATGTACGGTTTTTTGAGATTACCCGTGATTAG
- a CDS encoding glycoside hydrolase family 140 protein — MRKIVPIIALLLTVLDVLAQGAFKSGPLKVSDNHRYLVHQDGTPFFYMGDTAWELFHRLNREEADRYLKRRAEQGFTVIQAVGLAEFDGLNVPNALGDKPLLNNDPTTPNEAYFKHVDYIIDKAAENNLVIGFLPTWGDKVFKSSWGNGPEVFNPKNARTYGQWLGNRYKNRQNIIWILGGDRTPRDGSDDVAIWRAMAEGIEAGVGGSDKALMTFHPQPNSVQDGGSSKWFHQDSWLDFNMHQNGHCRDTPIYDKITVSYNRTPAKPTMDAEPIYEDHPVCFNVKDLGTSNAYDVRIYAYLDLFAGAHGHTYGCHDIWQMYSPNRPAVNGPHIYWQEALELPGANQMKIVRRLMESRPLLDRIPDQSLIVENNYAPAERIQATRGKDYAFIYTTAGKPFTVNLDKISGQTLKNAWLNPRTGEVKENSTIANKGQQKFTPPSAGYGQDWVLVLDDAAKNYPAP; from the coding sequence ATGAGAAAGATCGTACCTATAATCGCCCTGTTGCTGACTGTACTAGATGTACTGGCTCAAGGAGCTTTCAAAAGTGGACCTCTGAAAGTGTCTGACAATCATCGTTACCTGGTCCATCAGGACGGAACTCCTTTCTTTTATATGGGCGATACGGCCTGGGAATTATTTCATCGTCTGAATCGCGAAGAAGCTGATCGCTACCTTAAGCGAAGAGCTGAACAAGGCTTCACTGTTATTCAGGCAGTTGGATTGGCTGAATTCGACGGTCTAAATGTCCCCAACGCTCTTGGCGATAAGCCTCTCCTCAATAACGATCCGACAACGCCTAACGAAGCCTATTTTAAACACGTCGATTATATTATTGATAAAGCGGCTGAGAATAACCTGGTTATAGGCTTTCTGCCAACCTGGGGTGATAAAGTATTTAAGAGTTCATGGGGAAATGGTCCTGAAGTATTTAACCCCAAAAATGCCCGAACTTATGGCCAGTGGCTGGGTAATCGCTACAAAAACCGGCAGAACATTATCTGGATATTGGGCGGAGACCGAACTCCGCGCGATGGCTCTGACGACGTTGCCATTTGGCGTGCAATGGCCGAGGGCATCGAAGCAGGTGTTGGCGGCAGTGATAAAGCGTTAATGACGTTCCATCCGCAGCCCAATTCCGTTCAGGATGGTGGTTCCTCAAAATGGTTTCATCAAGATTCGTGGCTTGATTTTAACATGCATCAGAATGGTCACTGTCGTGATACGCCGATTTACGATAAAATTACAGTGAGCTACAACCGGACGCCAGCTAAACCGACAATGGATGCCGAACCGATCTATGAAGATCACCCGGTTTGCTTTAACGTGAAAGACCTTGGTACATCGAATGCCTATGACGTTCGGATCTATGCGTACCTCGATTTATTTGCCGGTGCGCATGGCCATACCTACGGCTGTCACGATATCTGGCAGATGTACAGCCCGAATCGCCCTGCTGTGAATGGCCCACATATCTACTGGCAGGAAGCGCTCGAGCTGCCCGGCGCTAATCAGATGAAGATTGTTCGTCGATTAATGGAATCTCGGCCACTGCTCGACCGGATTCCTGACCAATCATTGATTGTGGAGAACAATTATGCGCCTGCTGAGCGGATTCAGGCTACCCGAGGCAAGGATTATGCATTTATTTACACCACGGCTGGAAAGCCATTTACAGTGAATCTGGACAAGATTTCGGGCCAAACGCTGAAGAACGCCTGGCTCAATCCTCGTACCGGAGAAGTAAAAGAGAACAGTACCATAGCAAATAAAGGCCAGCAGAAATTTACTCCCCCATCGGCTGGTTATGGACAAGATTGGGTACTTGTACTAGATGATGCCGCTAAAAATTACCCAGCTCCTTAA